The following are encoded together in the Bactrocera neohumeralis isolate Rockhampton chromosome 6, APGP_CSIRO_Bneo_wtdbg2-racon-allhic-juicebox.fasta_v2, whole genome shotgun sequence genome:
- the LOC126762035 gene encoding heparan sulfate 2-O-sulfotransferase pipe-like isoform X3 — protein MSLGGEKSFKMRMRDMENAFKYRRIPYPKRSVELIAILAISCTFFLFMHTNKLNSRLKEMEIKLQPSEFSALGLTGNQISPRESSRRDNINTLHGTYQYLKSTGQLYTLNAKQLNNTKNAELEVLFFNRVEKVGSQSMSDLLNVLSRINDFEPYRNAPLKNAAILTDVDVQREIVEEIIAENEPLSYVEHINWINFTEFGHNKPIYINLVRHPIDKVVSAYYYIRHPAVFAFYVQNGHKMEDKEYFDTNINDCIRQKRKECIFDSHNPYNADWRRLAMHFCGNIEICKQFNSQTATQIAKRNIESEFAVVGSWEDTNITLTVLEHYVPRFFRGATKVFYSDPKRFHKNATPHKNELDPDIEEHLKVQFSFEIELYNFCKQRLYKQYIAIKKDEVMRHFN, from the exons ATGAGTTTGGGCGGGGAAAAATCGTTCAAAATGCGGATGCGCGACATGGAAAACGCTTTCAAATACCGCCGAATACCATACCCAAAACG ATCCGTTGAACTCATCGCTATTTTGGCAATATCCTGcacatttttccttttcatGCATACAAATAAACTAAACAGCCGCCTCAAAGAGATGGAAATCAAACTGCAACCATCGGAGTTCTCAGCGCTCGGCTTAACTGGCAATCAAATAAGTCCAAGGGAGTCATCAA GACGTGATAATATCAACACACTTCATGGCACCTATCAATATCTCAAGAGCACCGGCCAG CTTTACACGTTAAACGCGAAACAACTAAATAATACCAAAAATGCCGAACTAGAGGTACTTTTCTTTAATCGCGTAGAAAAGGTCGGTTCCCAATCAATGTCCGACCTTTTGAATGTGCTCTCGAGAATAAATGATTTTGAACCTTACCGTAATGCACCGCTAAAGAATGCCGCTATCCTAACGGACGTTGATGTGCAGCGCGAAATTGTTGAAGAGATAATTGCCGAAAATGAACCACTCTCTTATGTGGAACATATAAATTGGATTAATTTCACTGAATTTGGACATAATAAGCcgatttatataaatttggtaCGCCATCCAATCGACAAAGTAGTAAGCGCTTACTATTATATACGTCATCCGGCTGTCTTTGCTTTCTACGTGCAAAACGGACATAAAATGGAAGACAAGGAATATTTTGATACAAATATCAACGATTGCATAAGACAAAAACGTAAAGAATGTATATTTGATTCCCATAATCCGTACAACGCAGACTGGCGTAGGCTTGCTATGCATTTTTGCGGCAATATAGAGATATGCAA GCAATTTAATTCTCAGACTGCCACACAAATAGCCAAACGTAATATTGAAAGCGAATTTGCGGTAGTCGGCTCATGGGAGGACACAAATATTACATTAACAGTTTTGGAACACTACGTACCGAGATTTTTCCGTGGCGCGACTAAAGTGTTTTACA GTGACCCAAAACGTTTTCATAAAAATGCCACACCACACAAGAACGAATTGGATCCGGATATTGAAGAACATTTGAAAGTACAATTTTCATTCGAAATcgaattgtataatttttgcaaGCAACGTCTCTATAAGCAATACATTGCCATTAAAAAGGATGAAGTGATGAGACATTTCAATTAG
- the LOC126761193 gene encoding glycogen-binding subunit 76A, giving the protein MNGPGDIPLNENSGTPDTKSCSIISVIPTLGMSSCRGRAEAFARSLSSKLRTLGTQNDDGELSPEEVSIINENNTTNTWKTTNDSEQAVTDLQPLRHESDSFFDFDCELESPGSPVDECEYLRLIETASNTPHNSAAESGCVCASTSSSRGSTDVQYFDHIHNEQTLNDVPEFSPTLHNGYGANDQVHDHHDNVSAENSKTEDDVDNAAVANKKLSEEPLVEAQNHDETLTPVDLANIQDEIINELQEHSARIGNIIESMQIQTNENNNTASVTLHTNLSNGDTETDAHRNLDNIEQLHTETTETSNTDKTAQNEVQIGLDTNESTRTSTQETTETKQLHNKTKDEKSTFDGHEEDEDDCRPQRVRRCSSLKTGKTPPGTPGRKKIVRFADVLGLDLADIKTFLDEIPTIPKSAFEDLEVLESEPPIQLGPKSDKLLMPLFQQPGGLPNFLDLVREKQVSLENAAVTDHINQTITGTVRVRNLDFNKSVHIRYTLDNWRSYADLQANYAENSCDGFSDKFTFYLFGNSLQIGQRIEFACRFQCKGQQFWDNNYGTNYCFQCLPASSPVSATTHPIHVHTTTSHTAGLFSPTVGDAWCSSFY; this is encoded by the exons ATGAACGGTCCCGGCGATATTCCTTTGAATGAGAACAGTGGCACCCCTGACACAAAATCCTGCAGTATAATATCTGTAATTCCCACATTAGGCATGTCATCATGTCGTGGTAGAGCCGAGGCTTTTGCGCGTAGTTTATCATCGAAGTTACGTACATTGGGCACACAG aatGACGATGGCGAATTATCGCCTGAGGAAGTGTCGATAATTAATGAAAACAACACAACCAATACATGGAAAACCACAAATGACTCCGAACAGGCGGTGACGGACTTGCAACCGCTGCGCCATGAGTCCGATTCGTTCTTTGATTTTGACTGTGAGCTGGAAAGTCCAGGTAGCCCTGTGGATGAGTGTGAATATTTGCGACTAATAGAGACAGCATCGAATACACCACACAATTCGGCGGCTGAATCgggatgtgtgtgtgcgtcgaCCTCGAGTAGTCGCGGCTCCACAGATGTGCAGTACTTTGATCATATACACAATGAGCAAACGTTAAACGACGTACCCGAATTTTCGCCTACACTACACAATGGCTATGGCGCGAATGACCAAGTCCATGACCACCATGACAACGTGTCTGCAGAAAACAGCAAAACTGAGGACGATGTCGACAATGCAGCGGTTGCAAATAAGAAACTATCCGAAGAACCTTTGGTGGAGGCGCAGAACCATGACGAAACTTTAACACCTGTGGATTTGGCAAATATACAAGATGAGATAATCAATGAACTGCAAGAACATAGCGCACGCATTGGAAATATTATTGAATCCATGCAAATTCAAACAAACGAAAACAACAATACTGCTTCCGTAACTTTGCACACTAATCTCTCTAATGGCGACACTGAAACTGATGCACACAGAAATCTTGACAATATCGAACAATTGCACACTGAAACGACTGAAACTAGCAATACGGATAAAACCGCCCAAAACGAAGTACAAATAGGGTTAGACACAAATGAGTCGACCCGTACAAGCACTCAGGAAACCACTGAAACTAAACAACTGCACAACAAAACCAAAGATGAGAAATCCACATTCGATGGACACGAAGAGGATGAAGACGATTGTCGGCCGCAACGCGTGCGCCGCTGCTCATCACTGAAAACCGGTAAAACACCACCGGGTACACCAGGTCGCAAGAAAATTGTGCGTTTCGCAGATGTACTAGGTCTCGATTTGGCCGATATCAAAACATTTCTCGACGAAATACCAACAATACCGAAATCTGCATTTGAAGATTTGGAAGTGTTGGAATCGGAACCGCCCATACAGCTCGGACCGAAATCCGATAAGCTGCTCATGCCGCTCTTTCAACAGCCCGGTGGATTGCCGAACTTTTTAGATCTTGTGCGCGAAAAACAAGTTTCGTTGGAGAACGCCGCGGTAACGGATCACATCAATCAGACGATTACCGGCACGGTGCGTGTACGCAATTTGGACTTCAACAAGTCAGTGCATATACGTTATACGCTGGATAATTGGCGCAGCTATGCCGATCTGCAGGCAAACTATGCTGAAAACTCTTGTGACGGCTTTTCAGATAAATTTACCTTCTATCTCTTTGGTAATTCTTTGCAAATTGGTCAGCGCATTGAGTTTGCTTGTCGTTTCCAATGTAAAGGCCAACAGTTTTGGGATAATAACTATGGAACTAATTACTGCTTCCAATGCTTGCCAGCGTCAAGTCCTGTTAGTGCCACCACGCATCCAATACACGTGCACACGACTACAAGTCACACAGCTGGGTTGTTCAGCCCCACGGTCGGTGATGCATGGTGTAGCTCCTTCTACTAG
- the LOC126762036 gene encoding heparan sulfate 2-O-sulfotransferase pipe-like — MIQLLGNLETINGFNLDRFGPGKGARRNLHPREQERVADYVFRLGAGSAYVEHIAWINFYDFGLPKPIYINLVRDPVERVISWYFYARNAYKNAWVFRKNPNANLKSAVWFKKDFNECVRSGDPECQYVPYTFVDSTGNFKRQSLFFCGQNLDCLPFDSPYAIQIAKDRVERDYAVVGSWEETNVTLTVLENYIPLFFSGAKRVYYLNKESLENRNRNNRKPYVAEDVKQMIRRNFTNEYDFYHFCKQRLFKQYLALNHKEFPIN; from the exons ATGATACAATTATTAGGCAATTTGGAAACAATTAATGGCTTCAACCTTGACCGTTTTGGTCCAGGCAAAGGAGCCAGACGTAACCTCCATCCGAGGGAACAAGAGAGAGTTGCCGACTACGTCTTTCGCTTGGGTGCCGGGTCAGCTTATGTTGAGCATATAGCGTGgataaatttttatgattttggcTTGCCGAAGCCGATCTATATAAATTTAGTGCGCGATCCAGTCGAACGGGTGATCAGTTGGTATTTCTATGCACGCAACGCGTACAAAAATGCCTGGGTATTTCGCAAAAACCCAAATGCAAATCTTAAGTCGGCTGTATGGTTTAAAAAGGATTTCAACGAATGTGTGCGCAGTGGAGATCCTGAATGTCAATACGTGCCATACACTTTTGTGGACAGTACAGGGAATTTCAAAAGGCAATCGCTGTTCTTTTGTGGTCAGAATTTAGATTGCTT GCCTTTCGATTCTCCATATGCTATACAGATAGCCAAGGATCGTGTGGAACGTGACTACGCCGTTGTCGGTTCGTGGGAGGAGACAAACGTCACTTTAACGGTTTTGGAGAATTATATTCCACTTTTCTTCAGCGGAGCAAAACGcgtttattact taaataaGGAGAGTCTCGAAAATCGCAATCGTAATAATCGGAAACCATATGTGGCAGAAGATGTGAAGCAGATGATACGTAGGAATTTTACAAATGAATACGATTTTTATCACTTTTGTAAGCAGCGGCTCTTCAAGCAATATCTAGCTCTTAATCACAAGGAGTTTcctattaattaa
- the LOC126762037 gene encoding heparan sulfate 2-O-sulfotransferase pipe-like, which yields MQKAKRTVEQDYAVVGTWEDTNITLSVLEHYIPKFFKHAKVVYYMGKEQLSKVNRNPVKRSVSQETREILSKNLTNEIEFYEFCKQRLYLQYSAISNFGRIDNDDYVLLPQHSDDDEIYDDDY from the exons ATGCAGAAAGCGAAGCGTACGGTAGAACAAGACTATGCAGTGGTTGGAACGTGGGAGGATACAAACATCACCCTATCCGTATTAGAGCATTATATaccgaaatttttcaaacatgCGAAAGTTGTTTACTATA TGGGTAAAGAGCAATTGTCGAAAGTTAATAGGAATCCGGTGAAACGGTCAGTGAGTCAGGAAACACGTGAGATCCTTAGCAAGAACTTAACCAATGAAATTGAGTTTTATGAGTTTTGCAAACAGCGTCTATATTTGCAATATAGTGCGATCAGTAATTTCGGCAGAATAGACAATGACGACTATGTGCTATTACCGCAGCACAGTGATGAtgatgagatatacgatgatgattactaa
- the LOC126761550 gene encoding heparan sulfate 2-O-sulfotransferase pipe-like produces MIFSKIILLKTLNPNVASQIHNLNAHDLNNTVKAELDILVFNRVPKTGSIQLIELMRTLGKAHNFEVQVDPQNGGIRTLLDESEEQELVDNIASLEDGTVFVSHVNYLNFSKFGASRPIYVNMVRDPVERVISWYYYIRSPWIFVPNRRKSNREMPNPKWVNTEFDQCVLSGEKVCTYIEGSAMEQVGDHRRQTLFFCGHNQRKCTPFNTKLPLEIAMQTVEREYAVVGTWEDTNVTLSVLENYIPSYFRGAKNIYYMGLNKDIRNYNPMKPHISEDIKNMLRKNFTREIEFYQFCRQRLHKQYIALKLNDLKQVDKDLQEPRDLAPREPKIH; encoded by the exons ATGATATTTTCGA aaataatacttttaaaaacACTGAATCCGAATGTTGCTTCACAGATTCACAATTTGAATGCACACGATTTGAATAATACCGTTAAGGCCGAATTAGATATTCTTGTATTCAATCGTGTGCCCAAAACTGGTAGCATACAATTAATAGAGCTAATGCGCACGCTGGGAAAAGCACACAACTTTGAGGTGCAGGTCGATCCGCAGAATGGCGGCATACGTACCCTGCTCGACGAGTCAGAAGAGCAAGAATTAGTTGATAATATTGCAAGCTTAGAGGATGGCACTGTCTTTGTTAGCCATGtgaattatttaaacttttccAAATTTGGCGCATCACGTCCAATTTATGTGAATATGGTGCGCGATCCGGTGGAGCGGGTCATTAGTTGGTACTACTATATAAGATCGCCATGGATATTTGTACCGAACCGCCGCAAGAGTAACAGAGAAATGCCAAACCCGAAATGGGTGAATACAGAGTTCGATCAGTGCGTGTTGAGTGGAGAGAAAGTGTGCACGTACATTGAGGGTTCGGCTATGGAGCAAGTAGGAGATCATCGTCGGCAAACATTATTCTTCTGCGGTCACAATCAGCGCAAATGCAC TCCCTTTAATACTAAATTACCACTGGAAATTGCTATGCAAACGGTGGAGAGGGAATACGCTGTGGTGGGCACGTGGGAGGATACGAATGTGACACTGAGCGTTTTGGAAAATTACATACCGTCTTATTTCCGCGGTGCTAAAAATATCTATTACA TGGGTCTGAATAAGGACATCCGGAATTATAATCCGATGAAACCACACATTAGTGAAGATATCAAAAATATGTTACGTAAAAACTTTACTCGCGAAATTGAATTCTATCAGTTTTGTCGCCAACGTCTCCATAAGCAATATATAGCCCTCAAATTGAATGATCTTAAGCAGGTTGATAAAGATTTGCAGGAACCACGTGATTTAGCGCCACGTGAACCTAAAATACATTAA
- the LOC126761549 gene encoding heparan sulfate 2-O-sulfotransferase pipe-like, with the protein MRVKSTLKKLSAERLNNTRKAEIDVIFFNRCAKVGSESLLELFNKLEDFNNLVIEREGLRRPTKRQLKKKEQIELAETISGFADGSVYIEHVNWIDFEEYDLPKPIYINLVRDPVERVISWYFYARGAYKNAIEYRKDPNKPIRSTQWYKKDFNECVRSGDPECQYVPFTTKDFTGNYKRQTLFFCGHHEDCLPFNSPAAVQMAKEHVERDYAVVGSWEDTNITLTVFEKYIPRFFQGAKILFEIHNNEITTRNKNKRKPKIDADVKEMIRKNFTNEYDFYYFCKQRLYKQYLAVNLKNIETIESLN; encoded by the exons atgcGAGTGAAGAGTACG ttaaaaaaactaagTGCTGAACGTTTGAATAACACGCGTAAAGCCGAGATTGATGTTATCTTCTTCAATCGCTGTGCTAAAGTCGGTAGCGAATCATTACTTGAACTTTTTAACAAACTTGAAGACTTCAACAACCTGGTTATTGAGCGTGAAGGTCTGCGTAGACCTACCAAACGTCAGTTGAAGAAAAAAGAACAGATTGAATTGGCCGAAACCATATCTGGGTTCGCTGATGGTTCGGTATATATAGAACATGTGAATTGGATTGATTTCGAAGAATACGATTTGCCAAAACCGATCTACATAAATTTAGTGCGTGATCCAGTGGAGCGTGTAATCAGTTGGTATTTTTATGCACGCGGTGCTTATAAGAATGCCATTGAATATCGCAAGGATCCCAATAAACCAATAAGATCAACGCAATGGTACAAAAAGGATTTCAATGAATGCGTGCGTAGCGGTGATCCAGAGTGTCAATATGTGCCATTTACAACCAAGGATTTTACTGGAAATTACAAAAGGCAAACGCTCTTTTTCTGTGGCCATCATGAGGATTGCTT GCCTTTCAATTCACCGGCAGCTGTACAGATGGCAAAAGAGCATGTCGAACGAGATTATGCGGTGGTTGGTTCTTGGGAGGACACCAATATAACGCTTACTGTTTTTGAGAAGTACATACCACGTTTCTTCCAGGGAGCGAAAATTCTGTTTGAGA TacataataatgaaataacaaCCCGAAATAAGAACAAACGAAAACCTAAAATTGACGCGGATGTCAAAGAAATGATACGTAAGAACTTCACCAACGAGTATGACTTTTATTACTTCTGCAAGCAACGTCTTTACAAACAATATTTGGCTGTGAACCTTAAAAACATAGAGACCATAGAAAGTTTGAATTAA
- the LOC126762035 gene encoding heparan sulfate 2-O-sulfotransferase pipe-like isoform X1: MSLGGEKSFKMRMRDMENAFKYRRIPYPKRSVELIAILAISCTFFLFMHTNKLNSRLKEMEIKLQPSEFSALGLTGNQISPRESSRRDNINTLHGTYQYLKSTGQMQSLNALELNNTRKAELGIVFFNRVPKVGSQTFMELLRRLSERNNFQFHRDAVQKVETIRLADDQQQELAEVISDLPEPSVFIKHVCYTNFTKFNLPMPIYVNVVRDPIERVISWFYYVRAPWYFVERKAAFPDLPLPHPAWLKKDFETCVLSGDQECTYTQGVTVEGIGDHRRQSLFFCGHAYECTPFNTVGALERAKFAVESQYAVVGVLEDMNTTLSVFEKYIPRFFEGVRDIYQSSAEYLTKINKNNFKPPVSEKVKNIVRHNFTNEIEFYQFCLQRLHKQYLATHIPQKILAP; this comes from the exons ATGAGTTTGGGCGGGGAAAAATCGTTCAAAATGCGGATGCGCGACATGGAAAACGCTTTCAAATACCGCCGAATACCATACCCAAAACG ATCCGTTGAACTCATCGCTATTTTGGCAATATCCTGcacatttttccttttcatGCATACAAATAAACTAAACAGCCGCCTCAAAGAGATGGAAATCAAACTGCAACCATCGGAGTTCTCAGCGCTCGGCTTAACTGGCAATCAAATAAGTCCAAGGGAGTCATCAA GACGTGATAATATCAACACACTTCATGGCACCTATCAATATCTCAAGAGCACCGGCCAG ATGCAATCATTAAATGCACTAGAGCTGAACAACACGAGAAAAGCCGAATTGGGTATAGTTTTCTTTAATCGAGTGCCAAAAGTTGGTAGCCAAACATTTATGGAACTTTTACGTCGCCTATCGGagcgaaataattttcaatttcatcgaGATGCAGTGCAAAAGGTGGAAACGATACGCCTGGCCGATGATCAGCAGCAAGAGCTTGCCGAAGTGATAAGCGACCTACCTGAACCATCTGTTTTCATCAAGCATGTATGCTAcacgaattttacaaaattcaatttgcccATGCCGATTTATGTGAATGTCGTGAGAGATCCCATTGAACGTGTGATTAGTTGGTTTTACTATGTACGGGCTCCCTGGTACTTTGTCGAACGTAAAGCTGCCTTTCCCGATTTACCGCTACCACACCCCGCATGGTTGAAAAAAGATTTCGAGACTTGTGTGCTATCCGGCGATCAGGAATGTACCTATACGCAGGGTGTGACCGTGGAAGGTATAGGTGATCACCGGCGACAGAGTCTATTCTTCTGTGGTCATGCATATGAATGCAC CCCCTTCAATACGGTGGGTGCATTGGAGCGCGCCAAGTTCGCTGTAGAGAGTCAATATGCTGTTGTGGGTGTTCTGGAGGATATGAATACGACCTTATCTGTATTTGAGAAATATATACCACGGTTCTTTGAAGGTGTTCGAGATATTTACCAAA GTAGCGCGGAGTACTTAACGAAGATCAATAAGAACAACTTCAAGCCGCCAGTGAGTGAGAAGGTGAAAAATATAGTGCGACATAATTTCACAAACGAGATCGAGTTCTATCAGTTCTGCTTACAACGGTTGCACAAACAGTACCTTGCCACACATATTCCACAGAAGATTTTGGCACCTTAA
- the LOC126762035 gene encoding heparan sulfate 2-O-sulfotransferase pipe-like isoform X2 — MSLGGEKSFKMRMRDMENAFKYRRIPYPKRSVELIAILAISCTFFLFMHTNKLNSRLKEMEIKLQPSEFSALGLTGNQISPRESSRRDNINTLHGTYQYLKSTGQLNALTPRMLNNTEKAEIDILFFNRLEKVGSQSMSTLLRVLSRVNHFVYNIRVRTVGNMLDTIEEQRELADEIFDYGVPSAYTMHRNFINFTQLDMPKPIYINLVRHPIEKVKSAYYYMRHPFIYNNGLLRNPKKKTQSFAYFDTSFNDCVRDGKIPDCIFDPHIEFNGDWRRFSMHFCGNNPVCKQFNSQTATQIAKRNIESEFAVVGSWEDTNITLTVLEHYVPRFFRGATKVFYSDPKRFHKNATPHKNELDPDIEEHLKVQFSFEIELYNFCKQRLYKQYIAIKKDEVMRHFN; from the exons ATGAGTTTGGGCGGGGAAAAATCGTTCAAAATGCGGATGCGCGACATGGAAAACGCTTTCAAATACCGCCGAATACCATACCCAAAACG ATCCGTTGAACTCATCGCTATTTTGGCAATATCCTGcacatttttccttttcatGCATACAAATAAACTAAACAGCCGCCTCAAAGAGATGGAAATCAAACTGCAACCATCGGAGTTCTCAGCGCTCGGCTTAACTGGCAATCAAATAAGTCCAAGGGAGTCATCAA GACGTGATAATATCAACACACTTCATGGCACCTATCAATATCTCAAGAGCACCGGCCAG CTCAATGCATTAACCCCAAGGATGCTCAATAATACCGAAAAAGCGGAAATCgatattttgttctttaatcGCTTGGAAAAAGTGGGCAGCCAGTCGATGAGCACACTGTTGCGGGTGTTATCAAGGGTTAATCATTTTGTATATAACATCAGAGTGCGCACCGTTGGCAATATGCTTGATAcaattgaagagcaaagagaacTAGCCGATGAAATTTTCGATTACGGCGTGCCCAGTGCGTATACAATGCAtaggaattttataaatttcactcAGCTTGATATGCCGAAACCGATTTACATAAATTTGGTTCGACATCCAATTGAAAAGGTCAAGAGTGCTTATTACTATATGAGACATCCCTTTATCTATAACAATGGATTGTTGAGAAATCCCAAAAAAAAGACGCAAAGTTTCGCATATTTCGATACTTCATTCAACGATTGTGTACGAGACGGCAAAATACCCGATTGCATATTTGATCCGCATATTGAGTTTAACGGTGATTGGCGCCGGTTTTCGATGCATTTCTGTGGAAATAATCCTGTTTGCAA GCAATTTAATTCTCAGACTGCCACACAAATAGCCAAACGTAATATTGAAAGCGAATTTGCGGTAGTCGGCTCATGGGAGGACACAAATATTACATTAACAGTTTTGGAACACTACGTACCGAGATTTTTCCGTGGCGCGACTAAAGTGTTTTACA GTGACCCAAAACGTTTTCATAAAAATGCCACACCACACAAGAACGAATTGGATCCGGATATTGAAGAACATTTGAAAGTACAATTTTCATTCGAAATcgaattgtataatttttgcaaGCAACGTCTCTATAAGCAATACATTGCCATTAAAAAGGATGAAGTGATGAGACATTTCAATTAG
- the LOC126762035 gene encoding heparan sulfate 2-O-sulfotransferase pipe-like isoform X4: MHTNKLNSRLKEMEIKLQPSEFSALGLTGNQISPRESSRRDNINTLHGTYQYLKSTGQMQSLNALELNNTRKAELGIVFFNRVPKVGSQTFMELLRRLSERNNFQFHRDAVQKVETIRLADDQQQELAEVISDLPEPSVFIKHVCYTNFTKFNLPMPIYVNVVRDPIERVISWFYYVRAPWYFVERKAAFPDLPLPHPAWLKKDFETCVLSGDQECTYTQGVTVEGIGDHRRQSLFFCGHAYECTPFNTVGALERAKFAVESQYAVVGVLEDMNTTLSVFEKYIPRFFEGVRDIYQSSAEYLTKINKNNFKPPVSEKVKNIVRHNFTNEIEFYQFCLQRLHKQYLATHIPQKILAP, encoded by the exons atGCATACAAATAAACTAAACAGCCGCCTCAAAGAGATGGAAATCAAACTGCAACCATCGGAGTTCTCAGCGCTCGGCTTAACTGGCAATCAAATAAGTCCAAGGGAGTCATCAA GACGTGATAATATCAACACACTTCATGGCACCTATCAATATCTCAAGAGCACCGGCCAG ATGCAATCATTAAATGCACTAGAGCTGAACAACACGAGAAAAGCCGAATTGGGTATAGTTTTCTTTAATCGAGTGCCAAAAGTTGGTAGCCAAACATTTATGGAACTTTTACGTCGCCTATCGGagcgaaataattttcaatttcatcgaGATGCAGTGCAAAAGGTGGAAACGATACGCCTGGCCGATGATCAGCAGCAAGAGCTTGCCGAAGTGATAAGCGACCTACCTGAACCATCTGTTTTCATCAAGCATGTATGCTAcacgaattttacaaaattcaatttgcccATGCCGATTTATGTGAATGTCGTGAGAGATCCCATTGAACGTGTGATTAGTTGGTTTTACTATGTACGGGCTCCCTGGTACTTTGTCGAACGTAAAGCTGCCTTTCCCGATTTACCGCTACCACACCCCGCATGGTTGAAAAAAGATTTCGAGACTTGTGTGCTATCCGGCGATCAGGAATGTACCTATACGCAGGGTGTGACCGTGGAAGGTATAGGTGATCACCGGCGACAGAGTCTATTCTTCTGTGGTCATGCATATGAATGCAC CCCCTTCAATACGGTGGGTGCATTGGAGCGCGCCAAGTTCGCTGTAGAGAGTCAATATGCTGTTGTGGGTGTTCTGGAGGATATGAATACGACCTTATCTGTATTTGAGAAATATATACCACGGTTCTTTGAAGGTGTTCGAGATATTTACCAAA GTAGCGCGGAGTACTTAACGAAGATCAATAAGAACAACTTCAAGCCGCCAGTGAGTGAGAAGGTGAAAAATATAGTGCGACATAATTTCACAAACGAGATCGAGTTCTATCAGTTCTGCTTACAACGGTTGCACAAACAGTACCTTGCCACACATATTCCACAGAAGATTTTGGCACCTTAA